The Verrucomicrobiia bacterium sequence GCGGTCGGCCCCGTGCGCCTGGAGCTGCCGCCCCAGAAGTGATTCTGGCGGCGCGCGGCCGGTTGCGCTTAGATTGTCCCCGTGAAAGCTGCCGTCCTGCACGGAAAGGAAACCGTCCGCGTCGAGGAAGTTGCCGAACCGGCGTTGAAGCCCGGCGAGGTGCGCATCCGCATCGAAGCCGCGCTCACCTGCGGCACGGACCTCAAGGTTTACAAGCGCGGTTATCACGCGAAGATGATCGTGCCGCCGGCCTGCTTCGGACAC is a genomic window containing:
- a CDS encoding alcohol dehydrogenase catalytic domain-containing protein produces the protein MKAAVLHGKETVRVEEVAEPALKPGEVRIRIEAALTCGTDLKVYKRGYHAKMIVPPACFGH